A region of Macadamia integrifolia cultivar HAES 741 unplaced genomic scaffold, SCU_Mint_v3 scaffold3146, whole genome shotgun sequence DNA encodes the following proteins:
- the LOC122067820 gene encoding uncharacterized mitochondrial protein AtMg00810-like, translating into MATTIHLSQAMGKPLVDASVYRSTIVALQYATLTRPDISFSVNKVCQFLNAPADEHWQVVKQILRYLKETISHGLLLNINPTQHLVTYSDVDWAGCPDDKKSTKSFATFLGDSLISQSTRKQAIVARSSTDSEYHAIANATIELIWLSSLH; encoded by the coding sequence ATGGCTACCACAATCCATCTCTCACAAGCTATGGGAAAACCTCTTGTGGATGCCTCCGTCTACCGTAGTACTATTGTTGCATTACAGTATGCCACCCTCACTAGACCGGATATTTCATTCTCTGTTAATAAGGTATGTCAATTCCTGAATGCACCAGCTGATGAACATTGGCAAGTAGTCAAGCAAATCCTTCGGTATCTTAAAGAGACGATATCCCATGGCTTATTGCTCAATATAAATCCTACACAGCACTTAGTCACCTATAGTGATGTTGACTGGGCAGGTTGCCCTGATGACAAAAAATCAACTAAGAGTTTTGCCACCTTCTTAGGTGACAGTTTGATCTCCCAATCCACTCGAAAGCAAGCCATAGTAGCAAGATCTTCAACAGACTCTGAATATCATGCAATTGCTAATGCAACCATTGAGCTCATCTGGTTATCCTCATTACACTAA